The Mytilus edulis chromosome 5, xbMytEdul2.2, whole genome shotgun sequence genomic interval TCATGACATAAGTGATATGTCCCGGTCCAAGTTATCAATGTCGGTTCAATATATTTGAGATCACAAGGCCATGATATGCATTTATATTAAGAGCTAAGCAGAGTGATATAGATGTTGGGACGACAGAAAATATACTTACTGATATATCTCCTAAGGACATTTTCTATCTGTTTCTGGTTATATTTGCCTTTGATAATCAACTGATTATTACCATCAACAGATCCACTGCAAGATAAAATATAATGTTAATGATTGAAATACTATTAAAGCGGGAAGAGACATGACAGTTAATCTTTTTGACTGACCATTCACAATGTAGCAAAATGTAAATCAAATAGATGGTTTTAACTAGCTGCACATGAACGTTTGAAAAATTttagtttcatgttttttatgCTATTAAAAGATACAATGATGTGAATAGATAAATATCCAAAATCAGAAATTTATTTAGATTGCATTTGTTTTACCAAATTTAAAGTTGTATTGATGTTTAATATATTATCTTTGTCAAGGTCACATCCAAAAAGTAGCTTGAAATCTCCTCTATGGTGTGGTTCTAAGAATTACATATTTCAGAACAGGCATCATATGTGGAGTTCATGCATACATCTACAGAAAGCAACCCAACAACTCAAATAACAAAAGAGgaagattttaaaacaaaataataccaTCACTCAACAAATGCCCAAAACAGAAAAACTATTGAttgtattttaaactttttaaagtcTAGATTGAAAAGCATTTTATGACAAGACATAATTAACAAACTCTTCTCACTGGCCTACATTGAATGTTGTACAGAAGTACTTGAACAGCTTGCCTTTCAAAGATGCAAGCTTAGTTCTAACAGATCTATTCTAACACCCTGACTTACACATTGAGTTCCTGTTTTTATCAAGAGTTATTATCTTAGAACTGGAAAACAACTTCTCATTTATTTCTATCTTACCTTGTACCCAATTCTGCCAACAGGAAAGCCAACACATGCTTAGGCTGTCGATGTAACCTACAAGATAGaaataaaatcattatattttttttgtacaaataaaaagGGAATGAGTCCATGGGGAAACATATTATGCCTCACTTGCATATGAagttataaagggaaataactcaaaaacaGTGACATGCTACCACAATTCTAAAATTTTGATCTTTTCTTGTTATAAGCATTGTATACAATTTAATAACATTTGTTTGAagcaaactcaagttagagaacggaaatgaaaaatttagcaattttcccatttgtaaaggggcacaaCCTTAGAAAGgtgaaagtgacaccaccaaactTCGTGACAATTGTCATCAAATAGTATCTTCTATGTTCTATGAGGCATTTATAGCAATGCAGATTTTGATATATTGTCAAATATATACATTTCAACATTTGCTGGCAATATTGTCCTCAAAAAACCTTTAATACCGAACACCCTGCAAAAGTGTATTCCTCCTCATCATAAGAACATTAGATTGACTTCAGATTTATTGGGCTGGACTATGAAACATATGATAAAggcaattatatatttattccaGTAAAGCTCACACAATTATTGGTAAATAAATCATATGGTTCACAAAACCTATTCTTCTGATGAATGTGCACCTTATGTCAAGAGCCATATTgcttttttaattaaaagaattaaTAGATAGTCCAAAAAGGACAGTCCTTTCGGACAAAACCTAACAAGAGGCtttcaagagcctgaatcgctcaccttaattcttttggttaaatctcttatcaatgattattttggctttttggatcgtcctattttcttcaaaagccaaaaaaaataatcattttctcctatgttctattttagccataggagctatgtttcttgacatacaaggaaataaaatataaaatttaggccaattaaaattaattgatagattttcatccccgcccgcccctctgaaatcgtcccgccccgattttttttatttttgaaaatttacgatttccggattttgttcatttccgttttTGGTAACCGTAAAAAATTTCGTTTCCTTCAaagcttcctgtttcaaatttcggttttcgtatttcttCCGAGTATTCTAAAATGACTCTGCAGCTCTAAGATGACAAAATCATCTATGGAGAATAGATTGATTACGAGAATTCGAAAGGGCATGAAATAATCTGGTTACAAGTTATACGCCgtgtccaagaacgcaaatcgcgGCAGGGCATAAATTTCTGTGATTAGGAAACCGTTAATATCTTTATTAATAAATTGACTTTGTGGCAGGGATTTTGGACTGTGAATTATATCCAAAGAgcaagaatcgtggaacacattggTACTAAAACATAACTGAAGTAAaaaaattgacacaagcacgaagttgttaaatttataacagtatattgagttcaaaaagtcggcaaacataCACTTAGATTTACacatggcttttttttttttttttgttgacaaacagcaacaGCAAATACCTTCTGTCCCAATAATAGGGTCATTCAACAACTTCTTCTTATTTATTAAGTTCAGAATCATATTCATAAAAcagtttgagttttcattttatccgTACTCAAAAGtttgttgcataccaatgcatattAGTTTCATTTTATGGAGAGAGAAAACATCACTTAGAAAGACCATCAGATTTGGTGgaggtagtccaactgaagaaAGCATTTCTCTACGTTTTTGCTGTTTACTAAAAAAAGGTTTTTAAAGCAGCAGTTACATGTGGAACAGTggttgcagtggcggatccagccattttaaaagggggcggttccaactatatgtccctattcaaatgcattgatcgcccccccccccccctccctaaATCCGCATCTGAAGTTCCAAACCCCTgaccccctccccctggatccgttACTGGGTTGCCAATCAGAGATTTTAATGCGAGATTTGAAAAATCATGTACGattccttatacatgtatatacatgatataagcttattattacacttgcatatatgaagaaAACGTCACAAGAGggtttcataagaaataaaaattaaaaaataaaatcctcccacccgccccatttttttcaaaaatttggatgaaaatctactaattaattttagttggccttatactagatactctgaaactcatttagcctaagtttggctgaaattgatacagcagtttcaaaggagaagattttttaaagtaagtcaacatgatgaacaaattgtgaaaaaagtctttaaagggcaataactccttaaggggtcaattgacaattttggtcaaattgacttaattgaagatcttactttgctgaacattattgctgtttacagtttatttctatctataattatattcaagataataaacaaaaacagcaaaatttccttaaaattatcaattcaggggcagcaacccaacaacaggttgtctcattcatctgaaaatttcagggcagatagatattgacctgataaacaatattacccaacgtcagatttgctctaaatgctttggtttttgagttataagccaaaaactgcatttgacccctatgttctatttttaacaatggcgaccatgtttgttgatagatcataacttcggatacaatttacaaactagataccctaaggaacattcagttaaagtttggaagtatttggcccagtagtttcagaggagaagatttttgtaaaagattactaagatttacgaaaaattgttaaaaattgactataaagggcaataactcctaaaggggtcaactgaccatttccatcatgttgacttatttgtaaatcttactttgctgaacattattcctgtttacagtttatctctatctataataatattcaagataataaccaaaaacagcaaaatttccttaaaattaccaattcaggggcagcaacccaacaacgggttgtctgattcatctgaaaatttcagggcagatagatcttgacctgataaacaattctaccccatgtcagatttgctctaaatgctttggtttttgagttataagccaaaaactgcatttgacccctatgttctatttttagcaatggcgaccatgtttgttgatagatcataactttggatacaatttacaaactagataccctaaggaacattcaattaaagtttggaagtatttggcccagtagtttcagaggaaaagatttttgtaaaagattactaagatttacgaaaaatggttaaaaattgactataaagggcaataactcctaaaggggtcaactgaccatttccgtcatgttgacttatttgtaaatcttactttgctgaacattattcttgtttacagtttatctgtatctataataatattcaagataataaccaaaaacagcaaaatttccttaaaattaccaattcaggggcagcaacccaacaacgggttgtctgattcatctgaaaatttcagggcagatagatcttgacctgataaacaatataacccctgtcagatttgctctaaatgctttggtttttgagttataagccaaaaattgcatttgacccctatgttctatttttagcaatggcaaccatgtttgttgatagatcaaaacttcggatacaatttataaattagataccctaaggaacattcagttaaagtatttggcccagtagtttcagaggagaagattcttgaaatagtttacgacgacgacagacgacggacgacgacaagtgatggcataagctcacttgtcccttcgggacaggtgagctaaaaagctaTATTGTATACACTTACAATCTACAAATATCTGCAAAATTTGCAAATGAAGATTTTCTGGTACCAACTTTTAGCACTTGAGGAGGCCTCATAACAAATTTCTTCTTTTCACCAGTTACCATATCTGGATTTTTCTCTCTAATTATATCAAAGACACGCGTCAGAAGCTGAAAAACATTTTACACTTTACTGTGTATTATGAATCATATTTTACTTCCAGACTGTAGTGCTAGGAAATTAATCAAGTACTTGTATTTGCAATTTGGGaatgaaaaataaagttttcCAAATAAATGTTACAACTTATTAAAATTCTGTTGAAATGTATTCATTTTCTAGTCTTAAAATTAGTGTTGCaacacaaaatattttgttgtatataatatttgttatttttacaataccagttttttttaagttcaaaCAGAAATCTGACTCAACAGATGTTTAATCTCTACCACAATCAAATCTTTACAAGAAGGAACTTGTCGTGCTTAGTATGCCAACACTCATAATTGATAGTATCACAGAAATAGAGGTCAGAGAGTGCACTGTTTTACAACTCATCAATGACAAGTTGCTGACCAAATATGAGATCTTTCTGTTTAAAATTACTTGAGAAAAGTTTGACAAAAATTCGTCTTTCTATCAACATATTGAAAAATTCTTATATAGGAATAAGGTGTTGAACACACAGCAATTAGCTGTCGAACAAATCTGTTTATTACATACAATGTACTCATTACAACTTATCACTGTTTAGTTGCTGCCTGCTGACCAAATATGTTAAAAACATTACCCAAGAAAAGTGTGACAGATATTTTTGTTGGACAAACTCATCGACAATAGGACAATGGAATAGACAAGGTAAATGCAATATAGACCCTCATCCTAGATTTGGGTGAATAATATTATTTCCCAGGACTACCTCCTGTTTATAATAACCCAGTACTACCACTGAAACATACCTCATCATATGTGTAATCTCTGTCAGAGTCCAACCAGGATTTCCCAGAACTACCTCCTGTTAATAATAACCCAGTACTACCACTGAAACATACCTCATCATATGTGTAATCTCTGTCAGAGTCCAACCAGGATTTCCCAGAACTACCTCCTGTTAATAATAACCCAGTACTACCACTGAAACATACCTCATCATATGTGTATTCTCTGTCAGAGTCCAACCAGGATTTCCCAGAACTACCTCCTGTTAATAATAACCCAGTACTACCACTGAAACATACCTCATCATATGTGTAATCTCTGTCAGAGTCCAACCAGGATTTCCCAGAACTACCTCCTGTTTATAATAACCAAGAACTACCACTGAAACATACCTCATCATATGTGTAATCTCTGTCAGAGTCCAACCAGGATTTCCCAGAACTACCTCCTGTTAATCTCTCTTCCTTCTTGGCTTCTTCTGCTTCATCAACTGTtaaatcaaaatgtaaattgttaacacAGAGTAATGTTTTAATGtatataatttcaatattaaaatttaaatattgatattgaaaagGTAATAGTTTAGCATGTTAACAATGCAAAAAGTGCAAAGTCAATTACCCATGACTAAGTGTATAAAGTCCAATgatctccatggaaatgatatTTGCATACAGCTACATCATCTGCATATAAAATATCTATCGTTGACTCACCATTGTTGAACACTTTCGTCTTTTCTGCATAATTTCTGGGTTATTTTTGCCATGGTTCTGTTTTGTTTGACATGAATTTTGATTGTACCTTTGGTATTTTCagcctgtttttttttaaatatactgacAGTCTAACAATTATGTTAATTTTACCAATTCAATccttcaatatttttataaacaactgttccaatatacagaaaatttcttaataacaatattttgttatttataagtTACGCAACTAGTTTTTCCTACCTTCATCCATCATTGGTTCTTCTGATTCAAGTGCATCAAAGTCaaccttcttcttcttcttctttttctttgttgGAAGAGCTAAATTGAAATCTTCATCGCCTGGGGCTTCGTCATCAGCTCCCCCATCTTGGTCCTCTGGGGCCTCTTTAGTTTCTGAAGCGTTTGATTcctataaaataaatgtgtttatgcCTTCAAAAACAGTTGTTTGTCACTACAAGAAATGCAAGATTAGAAAGCTGTTAGGCAGGTCTTTTTTATATCTGATCCCGACTTTAATCCTTTAAGACTAAGTCACAAAAGTCAATTATGGTTATCAGATGGCCATCCCATTGattgatatttaatttaaaccaggtgctctgcagggtgcagctttaaacgaccgcagaggttgaaccctgaacagtgggggcaagtatggacacaacattcaagcttgatatagctctgaatttggattgtgatcaaattcttgacattatgagtttctgacactaaacaaatgtcaagatcttacaaatctattatgcaatattgtgtaattaaaaGTTTCAACTTCAAActtttaaccagatgctccgcagggcgtagctttatacgaccgcagaggttgaaccctgaacggttagggcaagtatggacacaacattcaagctggattcagctctaaatttggattgtgattaaatagttgacacagcataggtttctgacatagaatgaatgtgttctaatgaacttaaaatttttgtttctcttagagcaattcactatgctgttgaatattaatcctctcaaaaaaatgtttgaagaaattttcttttttatttatgaaatttcaaatgagaaaaattgaacccaatttttttaatcacatccccctttcccttattccaaaactaatctcaattaaaatttctaatggagtttgcaacaataactactcatttaaatacatcataaaatattaagatgtaaaaaaactgcttgttatcactgaatggtaaagattattttaatttatcagttggtagtaaaaagtgaatatacattgtatattgtatataacaaagatttaagttgattctggacaaagaaagataactccaattaaaaataaatcttgctattgcacaatattttgcaattagatatttcttgcttactattctggacaaagaaagataactctaattaattttttttttgatatttcacaatattgtgcaattagatatttcttgccattgcgcaatactgtgcaattgaaaagacttgctattgcacaatacttaatataataattttagatcctgatttggaccaacttgaaaactgggcccataataaaaaatctaagtacatttttgaattcagcatatcaaagaacttcaagatttcaatttttgttaaaatcagacaaagtttaattttgaaccctttggactttagtgtagaccaatttgaaaacaggaccaaaaatgaagaatctacatacacagttagatttggtatatcaaagaaccccatttattcaatttttgatgaaatcaaacaaagtttaattttggaccccgatttggaccaacttgaaaactgggccaataatcaagaatctaagtacatttttagattcagcatatcaaagaacctaactgattcattttttgtcaaaatcaaactaagtttaattttggaccctttggaccttaatgtagaccaatttgaaaacgggaccaaaagttatgaatctacatacacagtcatgacagttagattcagcatatcaaagaaccccaattattcaattttgatgaaatcaaacaaaagtttaattttggaccctttgggccccttattatgttgggaccaaaactcccaaaatcaaacccaacctttcttttatggtcataaatcttgtgtttaaatttcatagatttctatttacttatactaacgttatggtgcgaaaaccaagaaaaatgcttatttgggtccctttttggcccctaattcctaaactgttgggacctaaactcccaaaatcaataccaaccttccttttgtagtcattaacattgtgtttaaatttcattgatttctatttacttaaactaatgttattgtgcgaaaaccaagaataatgcttatttgggcccttttttggcccctaattcctaaactgttgagaccaaaactcccaaaatcaataccaaccttccttttgtggtcataaaccttgtgtcaaaatttcatagatttctattaacttaaactaaagttatagtgcgaaaaccaagaaaatgcttatttgggccctttttggcccctaattcctaaaatgttgggaccaaaactcccaaaatcaataccaaccttccttttgtggtcataaaccttgtgttaaaatttcatagatttccattcacttttactaaagttagagtgcgaaaactaaaagtattcggacgccggacgacgacgacgacgccaacgtattagcaatatacgacgaaaattttttcaaaatttgcggtcgtataaaaaatttggaatttgagaaaaaaaattgaaaactactaccatcccctttttttttaaataggtccaaaacctgacatttctttatacattgtttacaagtagtgtaagggaggtaaatctgcACAAACCAAAAATTGTATGTTATCTGTTTATGATTTACCTCCATTACACTGCTTTTGAATTGTCTTAATTGttcattgaccagaaaaacctagtttcccccttttttggcccccaattccaaaacattttaagaaccccccaaagtcattactaaccatcaattgtatggaaacttgtggtaaaatttcagagagattcatccacttaaacacaagttattgtttgaaaactacaaaaatgcttattttggaccccctttttggcccctaaatccTAAACAAtaaggaccataacccccaaaatcaatccaaaccttcctttaattagtggtattgaaccttctggtagaAATTAATAGAGATCCATTCAGTAAATCTAAAGTTGGTCTGGAAAATCTAGTTTATCCCattttttgggcccctaatttcgccttttttagcccctaattccaaaacatttagagTCATAAGCCCCCAAAGTCATTAATTACCATCCTTTCATGGTATGGAAACCTGTGGAAttatttcagagagattcatacacttaaacacaagttattgttttaaaactacaaaaatgcttattttgggccccctttttggccccttcttccttaactattgggaccataacccccaaaatcaatcccaactttcctgtAGTGGTATTAAACCTTTTTATAGATATCCATACTCTTTATTTGTCAAAACATTTTACTTTAGTTTTAAAAATCACATTTTCCTTATACCGGATGTTGACCTGACTGGTAAAACATGGACTAGAAACAGAT includes:
- the LOC139525411 gene encoding eukaryotic translation initiation factor 2 subunit 2-like isoform X2 — translated: MEDDELTPFDPNMMKKKKKKKKVPFDLDAAMGDPEGATDGAPTPETTEIQEEPKENKSENQREKVDDDMSLEFSLGMKKKKKKKKAFELDDIGDALPESNASETKEAPEDQDGGADDEAPGDEDFNLALPTKKKKKKKKVDFDALESEEPMMDEVDEAEEAKKEERLTGGSSGKSWLDSDRDYTYDELLTRVFDIIREKNPDMVTGEKKKFVMRPPQVLKVGTRKSSFANFADICRLLHRQPKHVLAFLLAELGTSGSVDGNNQLIIKGKYNQKQIENVLRRYIKEYVTCHTCRSPDTLLQKDTRLFFLQCETCGSRCSVASIKSGFQAVTGKRAAIRAKTT
- the LOC139525411 gene encoding eukaryotic translation initiation factor 2 subunit 2-like isoform X1, which codes for MVYEREKTPFDPNMMKKKKKKKKVPFDLDAAMGDPEGATDGAPTPETTEIQEEPKENKSENQREKVDDDMSLEFSLGMKKKKKKKKAFELDDIGDALPESNASETKEAPEDQDGGADDEAPGDEDFNLALPTKKKKKKKKVDFDALESEEPMMDEVDEAEEAKKEERLTGGSSGKSWLDSDRDYTYDELLTRVFDIIREKNPDMVTGEKKKFVMRPPQVLKVGTRKSSFANFADICRLLHRQPKHVLAFLLAELGTSGSVDGNNQLIIKGKYNQKQIENVLRRYIKEYVTCHTCRSPDTLLQKDTRLFFLQCETCGSRCSVASIKSGFQAVTGKRAAIRAKTT